AGGATCTGCTGCGACTGGTGGTGGCCACGGCACTGGCCTTGCCTTTCGGGATGGCGGTGCTGTTTGCAGTCGATCCCCACCTGTTCAAACTGGCGGTGTCGGTGATCAGCTTGATCATGCTCGCAGCCCTGATGGCTGGAAAGCGATTTGGCGGTGAGGTCACGCCACCAATTGTCTGGACCACCGGTGGAATCGCGGGTTTGTTGGGCGGCGCAGCTGGCATTCCCGGCCCGCCAGTCATTTTGCTATATATGGCGTCGTCCCATCCCGCGCGGGTGATCCGCGCGAACACGACGGCCTATCTCTTTTTCTTCGATCTGATGCTGCTGGCGGGGTTCTTCTTTGCCGGGCGTCTGGCGGGTATGCCGCTAATCCTCGGAGCGTTGGTCACGCTGCCCAACCTGCTGGGCAATTTGGTAGGCGGGGCGGTCTTTAATCCCAGGCACGAATCCCGCTATCGTTATGTGGCCTACCTGATCATCGCGGCCTCCAGCATGTCAGGACTTTACGCCGCCCTCTTCTGACGCAACCCGCTTAATCCATAAGGACCCGATATGCAGTTTCACGAAGTCAAATATGACAGCGCCCAACCGGTGGACAGCTATGGCCCCGGTTTCTTTCGTGTTGCGGGCGAAGTGATCCACGGCGCGATCCTTGTGACCGAGGATGCAGCGATAAGTTGGGGTGGTCCTGATGATGTTGAACCTCTCTTGGCGTTGGCAGGCAAGATCGACGTTTTGTTCTATGGGACCGGCGCCGACCCGGCGCATCCGCCTTCCGATTTGCGCGCGGCTTTGGAAGAGGTCGGGATCGGGGTCGAGGCGATGGCCTCTGCGCCAGCCTGCCGCACCTATAATGTGCTGGTCTCGGAAGGTCGGCGCATTGCGCTGGCCGCCCTTCCGGTCTAAGGCTTCAGACATGGAAATGAGGGTCGATAACCTGTCCGTCGCGCGTGGCGGTGTGCCAGTGCTGGAAGGGGTGAATTTCACGCTTTCAGCCGGACAGGTCTTGATCCTGCGCGGGCCCAATGGCTCGGGCAAAACGACGTTGTTGCGCACCTTGGCGGGATTGCAACCGCCGGTCGCCGGACAGGTGTCCGCGGACCCCGAACAGATCACCTATGGCGCCCATGCCGATGGTTTGAAAGCCACACTGACGGTCGAGGAAAACCTGCGTTTCTGGGCGTCGGTGCATGGGATCGGCAGCATCGACGCAGCGGTGCAAGGGTTCAATCTAATCAGTCTGACACATCGGCCAGCGGGCAATCTGTCAGCTGGTCAGAAACGCCGGTTGGGTTTGGCACGATTGCTTGTCACTGGGCGACCGATCTGGCTGTTGGACGAGCCGACCGTATCGCTGGATACGGCGTCCGTTGACCTGTTTGCCGATGCGGTACGCGCCCATGTGGCGGGCGGAGGGGCAGCCCTGATCGCGACCCATATCGATCTGGGCCTTAAGGCGGATACGTTCGACATCGGCCCGTTCCGCGCCAACGGTGAACGCGCGACACCCTCCCAACAACGCGACCGCTACGCAGACTTCGATGAGGCGTTTTCATGATTGCGCTGTTGGTTCGCGACATGCGCTTGGCGATCCGCGCCGGTGGCGGCTTTGGTTTGGGGCTGGCGTTCTTCCTGATCGTCTCAACTCTTGTGCCCTTCGGCGTTGGGCCGGAAGCTGCGATTTTGTCACGGATTGCGCCCGGTATCCTGTGGGTGGGCGCGCTTTTGGCGTGTCTTCTGTCGCTGGATCGCATTTTCCAGCTGGATTTCGAGGATGGATCGCTGGATTTGCTGGCCACAGCGCCGATCCCGATGGAAGGAACCGTGGCGATCAAGGCGCTGGCGCATTGGCTTGTCACTGGCTTGCCGCTGACCTTGGCCGCACCGGGTTTCGGTGCGTTGATGAACCTTCAGACGCCGGGGCATTATTGGATCTTCATCACGCTGCTGATTGGTACACCTGCGCTGTCGATGATCGGCGCATTCGGCGCGTCGCTGACCGTTGGGTTAAAACGTGGCGGGCTTCTATTGTCCTTGCTGGTCTTGCCGCTTTACATTCCAACGCTGATCTTTGGGGCCGAAGCCGCGACTCGAGGCTCCGCCGGGCTGTCCGCGCTGACGCCGCTTTTAATGATGGCAGGGATCACAGCCGGGTCCATCGCCCTTTTACCTTTTGCGGCCGCGGCTGCCCTTCGCATTAACCTGAGATAGGTCAAGTCGCTGTGAAGATAGCCTCGCTATGCTTGCGCAAATGGTAGCCACCGAATAGAGGAAGCAAATGTCACTTTGGGAATTCGCAAACCCGGTCAAGTTCATGGCGCTCAGCGGCAAGGTGTTGCCTTGGGTGATCGGATTGACCGCGTTGACGTTGATACCGGGCCTGCTTTGGGGGTTCTTCTTCACGCCCGAGGCCGCCAATTTCGGAAACTCGGTGAAGATCATCTATATCCATGTGCCGTCGGCGATGATGGCGATCAACATCTGGGTGATGATGCTTGTCACGTCACTGATCTGGATCGTCCGTCGCCACCATGTTTCGGTGCGTGCCGCCAAGGCCGCCGCCTTGATCGGCGTGACCATGACAGTGATTGCCCTGATCACCGGGGCGATCTGGGGCGAGCCGATGTGGGGCACGTATTGGGCCTGGGATCCGCGCCTGACCAGCTTTTTAATCCTGTTCCTGTTCTATCTGGGCTACATGGCCTTGTGGGCGGCAATTGAGAATCCGGACACCGCGGCCGATCTGACTTCGGTCCTGTGCATCGTTGGATCGGTATTTGCGCTGCTCAGCCGCTATGCTGTGAACTTCTGGAACCAGGGCCTGCACCAGGGCGCGTCGCTGTCGATGGACAAGGAAGAGCATGTAGCGGATGTCTATTACCTTCCGCTGCTTCTTTGTATCGCAGGGTTCATCCTGCTGTTCGTCGCGCTTGTGCTGATCCGCACCCGGACCGAACTGCGCCTTGTGCGCCTGCACCGTTTGGAAATCCGCGAAAGGATGAAAGATGCTTGATCTGGGCAAATATGCAAATGCTATCCTGTCTTCGTGGGGGATCACTCTCGCGCTTTTGATCGCATTGATCCTTGTCACATGGCGCCGTTCGGTCCAAGTGAAGAAAGCACTGCACGCGGCTGAAAAAAGGGTGTCCGAAAATGGCTGACGAAAAGAAAAAAGGTATCTCGTGGCTGATGCTATTGCCGCCCATTCTGTTTGTCGGGCTGGCGGTCATGTTCATGTGGGGCATGAAGCAGGAAGACCGGAACACGCTGCCTTCGACTCGCGAAGGCGGAATAGTGCCCGCGCTGCAATTGGTCGCGTTTGAGGGGGCCGAAGGGTTCACCCATGACGATCTGACCTCAGGCGGCGTGAAGCTGGTAAATTTCTGGGCCAGTTGGTGCGCGCCTTGCCGCGCCGAGCACCCGCAGCTTGAGACGCTGGCCAAAGAGGGCGTGGTGATCAACGGGATCAACTACAAGGACGAACCGGCCAATGCGCGCCGCTTTCTTGCGCAACTTGGTGATCCCTATGCCGCGCTGATGGCTGACAGTGACGGGCGCACGGGGCTGGAATGGGGGCTGTATGGCGTGCCAGAAACCTTCATCATTGCTGCCGACGGCACTGTGGTGAAACGCTTTGCCGGTCCGATTACCGAAAGCATTCTGAAAAGCGTGATTCGTCCCGCCATTGCGGACGCCGCCAGTCGCTAACCGGCGGCGTTCAGCATCAGGATAAAAGCGCTGAACGCGACTGTTTCCAGAATTGGGAGCGGAAATTGGCGCAAAAAATTGTACATGAAATAGATGAGTCCGATGGCGATATAAACGTCGATTCAAATCGGCCAGAGAAATATTCCAACCTTAACGAACACTAACACTTTCTGGCTGGATGAGACAGTTTATTCTGCCAAGAAAATGGTAAGTTCTTCCACAAGACTACTCGACGTTCCTGCATCCTTGTGTGCTGCTGATCACATCCTTTGATGCCAACCAGTATTTCTTCGGAACGGTCTGTCTGATCTCGGCACACAAAAAACGCGCCCTGAAAAAGGCGCGTTGATGTTTATAGGTGCCGGTTGCTTACGACTTCGCGAGGTTGCGCAGCACATAGTGGAGGACACCGCCGTTTTCGACGTATTCGATTTCGACCTCGGTATCGATCCGGCATTTCAGCTCGATCTCTTTCACCGACCCATCGGCGAAGGTGATCTCGCACGGCACGTTCGACAGCGGTTTCAGATCGCCCGCCAAACCTTTGATCGACACGGTTTCGTCGCCGGTCAGACCCAGTGATTTTCGGGTGTCACCACCGGTGAATTCGAACGGGATCACGCCCATGCCAACCAGGTTGGAGCGGTGAATACGTTCGAACGATTCCGCGATTACGGCTTTGACGCCCAGTAGGCTTGTGCCCTTAGCTGCCCAGTCGC
This DNA window, taken from Aliiroseovarius sp. F47248L, encodes the following:
- the ccmA gene encoding heme ABC exporter ATP-binding protein CcmA → MEMRVDNLSVARGGVPVLEGVNFTLSAGQVLILRGPNGSGKTTLLRTLAGLQPPVAGQVSADPEQITYGAHADGLKATLTVEENLRFWASVHGIGSIDAAVQGFNLISLTHRPAGNLSAGQKRRLGLARLLVTGRPIWLLDEPTVSLDTASVDLFADAVRAHVAGGGAALIATHIDLGLKADTFDIGPFRANGERATPSQQRDRYADFDEAFS
- a CDS encoding heme ABC transporter permease, which codes for MSLWEFANPVKFMALSGKVLPWVIGLTALTLIPGLLWGFFFTPEAANFGNSVKIIYIHVPSAMMAINIWVMMLVTSLIWIVRRHHVSVRAAKAAALIGVTMTVIALITGAIWGEPMWGTYWAWDPRLTSFLILFLFYLGYMALWAAIENPDTAADLTSVLCIVGSVFALLSRYAVNFWNQGLHQGASLSMDKEEHVADVYYLPLLLCIAGFILLFVALVLIRTRTELRLVRLHRLEIRERMKDA
- the ccmB gene encoding heme exporter protein CcmB, coding for MIALLVRDMRLAIRAGGGFGLGLAFFLIVSTLVPFGVGPEAAILSRIAPGILWVGALLACLLSLDRIFQLDFEDGSLDLLATAPIPMEGTVAIKALAHWLVTGLPLTLAAPGFGALMNLQTPGHYWIFITLLIGTPALSMIGAFGASLTVGLKRGGLLLSLLVLPLYIPTLIFGAEAATRGSAGLSALTPLLMMAGITAGSIALLPFAAAAALRINLR
- the ccmD gene encoding heme exporter protein CcmD, translating into MLDLGKYANAILSSWGITLALLIALILVTWRRSVQVKKALHAAEKRVSENG
- a CDS encoding DsbE family thiol:disulfide interchange protein codes for the protein MADEKKKGISWLMLLPPILFVGLAVMFMWGMKQEDRNTLPSTREGGIVPALQLVAFEGAEGFTHDDLTSGGVKLVNFWASWCAPCRAEHPQLETLAKEGVVINGINYKDEPANARRFLAQLGDPYAALMADSDGRTGLEWGLYGVPETFIIAADGTVVKRFAGPITESILKSVIRPAIADAASR
- a CDS encoding Mth938-like domain-containing protein, producing MQFHEVKYDSAQPVDSYGPGFFRVAGEVIHGAILVTEDAAISWGGPDDVEPLLALAGKIDVLFYGTGADPAHPPSDLRAALEEVGIGVEAMASAPACRTYNVLVSEGRRIALAALPV
- a CDS encoding sulfite exporter TauE/SafE family protein; this encodes MPDLLAQALALPGLGWLLIIAFIAGLVRGFAGFGTALIFLPVAAQIIDPVWAVTVLIVMDLAGPAPAIPRALKEGHPKDLLRLVVATALALPFGMAVLFAVDPHLFKLAVSVISLIMLAALMAGKRFGGEVTPPIVWTTGGIAGLLGGAAGIPGPPVILLYMASSHPARVIRANTTAYLFFFDLMLLAGFFFAGRLAGMPLILGALVTLPNLLGNLVGGAVFNPRHESRYRYVAYLIIAASSMSGLYAALF